A part of Rattus rattus isolate New Zealand chromosome 4, Rrattus_CSIRO_v1, whole genome shotgun sequence genomic DNA contains:
- the LOC116898277 gene encoding olfactory receptor 12-like has product MAMEVHRNGSFSTTSLQGFVLLGFRGGKETQTLLFAVFLVLYMVAVLGNLTMIVVITLDARLHSPMYFFLKNLSFVDLCLSSVIVPNALANIFFSSKTISFAGCATQFFFFSVLATTEALLLAVMAYDRFIAICSPLRYAVTMCPMTCVRLVLGTYCGGCLNSIVQTSLTFQLPFCSSNSIDYFFCDMRPLLQLACASTALNELVMFGICGFIVVCAVFVVIISYVYITVTILRMRSGSGRHKLFSTCGSHMTAVSLFYGTGFAVYGQPGGVASMEQGKVVSIIYTLIIPMLNPLIYSLRNKDVKDALRRLGQRHSLVKESG; this is encoded by the coding sequence ATGGCCATGGAAGTCCACAGAAATGGAAGTTTCTCCACAACGTCCTTGCAGGGGTTTGTGCTGTTGGGATTTAGGGGAGGTAAAGAAACACAGACCCTTCTCTTTGCCGTCTTCCTCGTCCTCTATATGGTGGCTGTCCTGGGAAATCTCACCATGATCGTGGTCATCACTCTGGATGCCCGTCTGCActcccccatgtacttcttcctcaagAATCTGTCCTTTGTGGACCTCTGCCTTTCCTCTGTGATTGTACCTAATGCCTTGGCCaacatcttcttttcttctaagaCCATCAGCTTTGCGGGATGTGCCACtcagttcttctttttctccGTGCTGGCTACTACTGAGGCTCTGCTCTTAgctgtgatggcctatgaccgttTCATAGCCATCTGCAGTCCCCTGAGGTATGCTGTGACCATGTGCCCTATGACCTGTGTCCGTCTGGTCCTGGGTACCTACTGTGGAGGCTGCCTGAACTCCATTGTGCAGACCAGCCTCACATTCCAGCTGCCCTTCTGCAGCTCCAATTCTATTGATTACTTCTTCTGCGACATGCGCCCATTGCTCCAGCTGGCCTGTGCCAGCACGGCTCTCAATGAGCTTGTCATGTTTGGCATCTGTGGGTTCATcgttgtgtgtgctgtgtttgtggtCATCATCTCTTATGTTTATATCACAGTGACCATCCTCAGAATGCGCTCAGGGTCAGGACGACACAAACTCTTCTCTACCTGTGGCTCTCACATGACAGCCGTGTCCTTGTTTTATGGAACTggctttgctgtatatggccaGCCAGGAGGTGTGGCATCCATGGAGCAAGGCAAGGTGGTCTCCATAATCTACACTCTGATCATCCCCATGCTCAACCCCCTCATCTACAGTCTACGCAACAAGGATGTGAAGGATGCcctcaggaggctgggacagagGCACAGTCTGGTGAAGGAGAGTGGATAG